Within the Synechococcales cyanobacterium T60_A2020_003 genome, the region AACTTGCTCTTTTTTGATTCTGATACCCCGTCCGCTTGCGGCGGGGTAGTTCATTTGAATTCCTGCTGATAGGGCGATCGCCCCAACAAGCTACCCCAAGGCAGCACCCTATCCATATACGACTACTCAGGCTTAGAAAACACTTAAAGCATCCCTATGTTGAGTCCAGATGATCTGCTTTACTTCATTCATATCCCCAAAACAGCAGGAACAACCCTAATTACCCTGCTGGACTCAAAGTTTGATGTGAATGAGATTTTTCCGGCTCAACTTTGGAAAGAACTTGCCAAGATTCCACCGGATGAAGTGGGCAAGTATCGCTTATATCGTGGTCACTTTGGAGCACGGGGACTAGAGCCATTTTTACCCAAGCCTCCGGTCTGCATCACCATGCTGCGCCAACCCATTCCGTTGTCGTTATCAACGTATAAGTTTGTGATGCGTGAACCAGGCACACGGGTTCATAGCCTAGCTGTTGGGGAGAAGATGAGCTTTACTGACTTTATCCAGCATCCCAAAACCCGCAAGCGCATTTCAAACAAACAAACTCGCAATTTGTCGTTCAAGATCAAATACCCTCCTGCAGATGATTCCATCTTTCACTACGCTGAATCGCGCGACCTCGTGGATCAATGGCTAGACAAGTACCAACTGTCCCTGTCCGATCGTGACAGTCTGAGTGAGGCAAGAGCCCAGTTGGATGCCTGCGCCTTCTTTGGGTTGGTAGAACGTTTTGATGAGTCGATGGCACTCATGAGCTACACCTTTGGGTGGTCACCTGTTGGAACCGTACCTAAGCTCCGGGAAGCGACGACTCCCGCTGAAATTGAGGCCTTGTCTGACGATGTACGTGCCATGCTGGAAGAGTGCAATCGTTTGGATACCAAACTGTATCGCTACGCGGAAAAAGTTTTTGAAAAGCGGATGCGAGTCATGATGCGTCATCTGAGTGAATTTGCGAAACCTGGTGAACCCGAGATAAAAGCATGGACAGACGATCCTCAATTTGCAAATATTCTGCTGGATCGGTACTACGCAGACTGCCAACGGCAGGTTCTAAAACCATCCCCACGCATTCAGGTAGACTTTTCACAAGCTTTGAGTGGATCAGGTTGGCACCAGCGCGAAACGATGGCAATGGATCACAGTACCTTTCGGTGGACAGGCCCAGCCACAACAACAACCATTGATCTACCCATCCCCCAGAAAGCGGACGCCGAGATTAC harbors:
- a CDS encoding sulfotransferase family 2 domain-containing protein, translating into MLSPDDLLYFIHIPKTAGTTLITLLDSKFDVNEIFPAQLWKELAKIPPDEVGKYRLYRGHFGARGLEPFLPKPPVCITMLRQPIPLSLSTYKFVMREPGTRVHSLAVGEKMSFTDFIQHPKTRKRISNKQTRNLSFKIKYPPADDSIFHYAESRDLVDQWLDKYQLSLSDRDSLSEARAQLDACAFFGLVERFDESMALMSYTFGWSPVGTVPKLREATTPAEIEALSDDVRAMLEECNRLDTKLYRYAEKVFEKRMRVMMRHLSEFAKPGEPEIKAWTDDPQFANILLDRYYADCQRQVLKPSPRIQVDFSQALSGSGWHQRETMAMDHSTFRWTGPATTTTIDLPIPQKADAEITFRVINAIEMDVLDSLKLAINNKSVDLELLDGAGSTVRTYQAIAPQSILASDRPFTRLSFIVNRTIAPHTKESWNPDVRKLGVAIHWIEVKSHQTDDLPSEEQTSAVNVSSKTHQFAGAKDIIRYNQRIHQRDRIKSFMKTAPVLRSLYHLYKRLTAQ